In a genomic window of Pseudomonas putida:
- a CDS encoding tetratricopeptide repeat protein, whose protein sequence is MSFLLRREEVLDGERLKAMLEESPARAAQAILMAAREGLVDAQALLGQILLDGRGIAQDQPLALRWFDIAARQGHLMARNMLGRCYEHGWGCAADASLAARHYRVAADAGLDWAMYNYANLLATGRGVGEDQEQALDLYRRAAELGHAKSMNLLGRYLEEGRVCPADAKAARDWYRRSAVGGDFRGQFSYAAVLADEGNIEEALVWLHKALADGNLNFLRVASEALSSATDPRIQALSVEYHQKTVWLSDEKNRLTREALVDVDTGNVVNHEVVQAWADALNTDDPFPLPRK, encoded by the coding sequence ATGAGTTTTCTGTTGCGCCGCGAAGAGGTGCTCGACGGCGAACGCCTCAAGGCCATGCTCGAGGAAAGCCCGGCCCGTGCCGCCCAGGCGATCCTGATGGCGGCCCGCGAAGGGCTCGTCGATGCCCAGGCGCTGCTCGGGCAAATTTTGCTGGACGGTCGAGGGATTGCGCAGGACCAGCCGTTGGCGCTGCGCTGGTTCGACATCGCCGCCCGGCAGGGGCACCTGATGGCGCGCAACATGCTGGGGCGCTGCTACGAGCACGGTTGGGGATGCGCGGCTGATGCTTCTCTTGCTGCACGACATTATCGAGTCGCGGCAGACGCCGGTCTGGACTGGGCCATGTACAACTACGCGAACCTGCTGGCGACCGGGCGTGGTGTTGGCGAGGATCAGGAGCAGGCATTGGATCTGTATCGTCGCGCCGCTGAACTGGGCCATGCGAAATCGATGAACCTGCTGGGGCGGTATCTGGAAGAAGGGCGCGTTTGCCCGGCAGATGCCAAAGCGGCCCGCGACTGGTACCGACGTTCGGCGGTGGGTGGAGATTTTCGTGGGCAGTTCAGTTATGCGGCTGTGCTGGCGGATGAAGGCAATATCGAAGAAGCACTTGTTTGGCTCCACAAGGCGCTCGCTGACGGAAATCTGAACTTCCTGCGGGTGGCGAGTGAAGCGTTATCCAGTGCTACAGACCCGAGGATTCAAGCATTATCGGTTGAATATCATCAAAAGACAGTGTGGTTGAGTGATGAGAAAAATCGACTTACTCGTGAGGCTTTGGTCGATGTAGATACTGGAAACGTGGTTAATCATGAGGTTGTTCAGGCTTGGGCAGACGCTTTAAACACTGATGATCCATTTCCTTTACCACGTAAATAG
- a CDS encoding Fe2+-dependent dioxygenase: MLLHIPGLFDKEEVQRIREALEQADWADGKITAGYQSAKAKHNLQLPEGHPLAKEIGAAMLDRLWKNPQFMSAALPHKVFPPLVNCYTAGGSFDFHIDNAVRQPKGSIERVRTDLSATLFFSEPEDYDGGELEIQDTFGTQRVKLPAGDMVLYPGTSLHKVNPVTRGARYASFFWTQSLVREDSQRALLFEMDGAIRQLTQDVPDHPSLIRLTGTYHNLLRRWVEV; encoded by the coding sequence ATGCTGTTGCACATTCCCGGTTTGTTCGACAAAGAAGAAGTGCAGCGCATCCGCGAGGCTCTGGAACAGGCCGATTGGGCTGATGGCAAGATTACGGCCGGCTATCAGTCAGCCAAGGCCAAGCACAATCTCCAGCTGCCGGAAGGGCATCCGCTGGCCAAGGAGATCGGCGCGGCGATGCTGGACCGCTTGTGGAAAAACCCGCAGTTCATGTCGGCGGCGCTGCCGCACAAGGTCTTTCCGCCGTTGGTGAACTGTTACACCGCCGGTGGCAGTTTCGATTTCCACATCGACAATGCCGTGCGCCAGCCCAAGGGCAGCATCGAGCGGGTACGCACCGATCTGTCGGCCACGCTGTTTTTCAGTGAGCCCGAGGATTACGACGGCGGCGAACTGGAAATCCAGGACACCTTCGGCACGCAACGAGTGAAATTGCCCGCCGGCGACATGGTGCTGTACCCCGGCACCAGCCTGCACAAGGTCAATCCCGTGACCCGTGGCGCCCGCTATGCCTCCTTCTTCTGGACCCAGAGCCTGGTGCGCGAAGACAGCCAGCGCGCGCTGCTGTTCGAGATGGACGGGGCGATCCGGCAACTGACCCAGGATGTGCCGGACCATCCGTCGTTGATCCGCCTGACCGGCACCTATCACAACCTGCTGCGTCGGTGGGTTGAGGTATGA
- a CDS encoding type III PLP-dependent enzyme yields the protein MSIQVEDYFARETFQKMKAFADKQETPFVLIDTGMISQAYDDLRAGFEFAKVYYAVKANPAVEIIDLLKEKGSSFDIASIYELDKVLSRGVSPDQISYGNTIKKSKDIRYFYDKGVRLYATDSEADLRNIAKAAPGSKVYVRILTEGSTTADWPLSRKFGCQTDMAMDLLILARDLGLVPYGVSFHVGSQQRDISVWDAAIAKVKVIFERLKEEDGIELKLINMGGGFPANYITRTNSLETYAEEIIRFLKEDFGDDLPEIILEPGRSLIANAGILVSEVVLVARKSRTAVERWVYTDVGKFSGLIETMDEAIKFPIWTEKKGEVEEVVIAGPTCDSADIMYENYKYGLPLNLAIGDRLYWLSTGAYTTSYSAVEFNGFPPLKSFYV from the coding sequence ATGTCGATCCAGGTCGAAGACTATTTCGCGCGCGAAACCTTTCAAAAAATGAAGGCGTTCGCCGACAAGCAAGAAACCCCGTTCGTATTGATCGACACCGGCATGATCAGCCAGGCCTACGACGACCTGCGCGCCGGTTTCGAATTCGCCAAGGTCTACTACGCGGTCAAGGCCAACCCGGCTGTCGAAATCATCGACCTGCTGAAAGAGAAAGGCTCGAGCTTCGACATCGCCTCTATCTATGAGCTGGACAAAGTGCTGAGCCGCGGCGTCAGCCCCGACCAGATCAGCTACGGCAACACCATCAAGAAGTCCAAGGACATCCGTTACTTCTACGACAAGGGCGTGCGCCTGTACGCCACCGACTCCGAAGCGGACCTGCGCAACATCGCCAAGGCCGCCCCGGGCTCGAAAGTCTACGTGCGCATCCTGACCGAAGGCTCGACCACCGCCGACTGGCCTTTGTCGCGCAAGTTCGGCTGCCAGACCGACATGGCCATGGACCTGCTGATCCTGGCTCGCGACCTGGGTCTGGTGCCTTACGGCGTGTCGTTCCACGTGGGTTCGCAGCAGCGTGACATCAGCGTCTGGGACGCGGCGATCGCCAAGGTCAAAGTAATCTTCGAACGTCTGAAAGAAGAAGACGGCATCGAACTGAAGCTGATCAACATGGGTGGTGGCTTCCCGGCCAACTACATCACCCGTACCAACAGCCTGGAAACCTACGCCGAGGAAATCATCCGCTTCCTCAAGGAAGACTTCGGTGACGACCTGCCGGAAATCATCCTGGAGCCAGGCCGTTCGTTGATCGCCAACGCCGGCATCCTGGTCAGCGAAGTGGTACTGGTCGCGCGTAAATCCCGCACCGCCGTCGAGCGCTGGGTATACACCGACGTGGGCAAATTCTCCGGCCTGATCGAAACCATGGACGAAGCCATCAAGTTCCCGATCTGGACCGAAAAGAAAGGCGAAGTGGAAGAAGTCGTGATCGCCGGCCCGACCTGCGACAGCGCCGACATCATGTACGAAAACTACAAGTACGGCCTGCCGCTGAACCTGGCCATCGGTGACCGCCTGTACTGGCTGTCGACCGGTGCCTACACCACCAGCTACAGCGCAGTTGAATTCAACGGCTTCCCGCCGCTGAAGTCCTTCTACGTGTAA